From Oxyura jamaicensis isolate SHBP4307 breed ruddy duck chromosome 19, BPBGC_Ojam_1.0, whole genome shotgun sequence, the proteins below share one genomic window:
- the GGNBP2 gene encoding gametogenetin-binding protein 2 isoform X1, whose translation MARLVAVCRDGEEEFPFEKRQIPLYIDDTLTMVMEFPDNVLNLDGHQNNNAQLKQFIQRHSMLKQQDLNIAMMVTSREVLSALSQLVPCVGCRRSVERLFSQLVESGNPALEPLTVGPKGVLSVTRSCMTDAKKLYTLFYVHGSKLNDMIDAIPKSKKNKRCQLHSLDTHKPKPLGGCWMDVWELMSQECRDEVVLIDSSCLLETLETYLRKHRFCTDCKNKVLRAYNILIGELDCSKEKGYCAALYEGLRCCPHERHIHVCCETDFIAHLLGRAEPEFAGGYERRERHAKTIDIAQEEVLTCLGIHLYERLHRIWQKLRAEEQTWQMLFYLGVDALRKSFEMAVEKVQGISRLEQLCEEFSEEERVRELKQEKKRQKRKNRRKNKCVCEIPTPLQATEEKEINQAKENSDFTESSCKACGNTEEANNCVEVIVTNESTSCTCPSSGTLLGSPKIKKGLSPQCNGSDCGYSSSMEGSETGSREGSDVACTEGICNHDENGDDSCVHRCDDKEEDGDSCVECWANSEENNTKGKNKKKKKKSKTLKCENEHMQKLGSCMTDPGNRETSGNMHTEFHRDKTKDTHAESCCSSEKSVQQLPWFDHMKNVSQFAEPTEMSLAPDTGKGAKSLVELLDESECTSDEEIFISQDEIQSFMANNKSFYSNREQYRQHLKEKFNKYCRLNDHKRPICNGWLTTAGAN comes from the exons ATGGCGCGGCTGGTGGCGGTGTGCAGGGACGGCGAGGAGGAGTTCCCCTTCGAGAAGAGGCAGATCCCCCTCTACATCGATGACACCCTCACG ATGGTGATGGAATTTCCTGATAATGTGCTAAACCTTGACGGACATCAGAACAACAATgcacaattaaaacaattcatTCAG AGGCATAGCATGCTTAAACAGCAGGATCTAAATATTGCCATGATGGTGACATCACGTGAAGTTTTGAGTGCACTTTCTCAGCTGGTCCCGTGTGTTGGCTGTCGTCGTAGTGTGGAGCGTCTGTTTTCTCAGCTTGTTGAGTCTGGAAATCCAGCACTTGAGCCTCTAACAGTAGGGCCAAAGGGTGTTCTTTCTGTAACTCGGAGCTGTATGACTGATGCAAAGAAGCTTTATACACTGTTTTATGTGCATGG GTCCAAACTGAATGATATGATCGATGCAATTCCCAAAagtaagaagaataaaagatgTCAGTTACACTCTCTGGacacacacaaaccaaaacCTTTGGG gggttGTTGGATGGATGTGTGGGAGCTCATGTCCCAGGAATGCAGGGATGAAGTAGTTTTAATTGATTCTAGCTGTCTTTTAGAAACACTAGAAACGTATCTACGAAAACACAG GTTTTGCACTGACTGCAAAAATAAAGTACTTCGGGCATACAATATTCTTATTGGTGAGCTAgactgcagcaaagaaaagggCTACTGTGCTGCACTTTATGAGGGTTTGCGTTGCTGTCCACATGAACGTCATATACATGTATGCTGTGAAACAGACTTCATCGCACACCTATTGGGTCGAGCTGAACCAGAGTTCGCAGGAGGGTATGA ACGGAGAGAAAGGCATGCTAAGACAATAGACATAGCCCAAGAAGAAGTTTTGACCTGCCTGGGCATTCATCTTTATGAAAGATTACACCGAATCTGGCAAAAGTTGCGAGCTGAGGAACAAACGTGGCAGATGCTTTTTTACCTAGGTGTTGATGCTTTACGCAAAAGCTTTGAG ATGGCTGTGGAAAAAGTGCAGGGTATTAGTCGATTGGAACAGCTCTGTGAAGAGTtctcagaagaagaaagagtgCGAGAACTTAAACAAGAGAAGAAGCGCCAAAAACGAAAGAATAGACGGAAAAATAAGTGTGTATGTGAGATCCCTACTCCTTTGCAGGcaacagaagagaaggaaataaatcaagCAAAG gaaaattcGGACTTCACGGAAAGTAGTTGCAAAGCCTGTGGTAACACCGAAGAAGCTAACAACTGTGTAGAAGTAATTGTTACTAATGAAAGCACTTCTTGCACCTGTCCTAGTAGTGGTACCCTATTAGGTTCacctaaaataaagaaag GTTTATCTCCACAATGTAATGGGAGTGACTGCGGCTATTCATCTAGCATGGAGGGCAGCGAAACAGGATCTCGAGAGGGATCCGATGTGGCCTGCACTGAAGGCATTTGCAACCATGATGAAAACG GAGATGATTCATGTGTCCATCGCTGTGATGACAAAGAAGAGGATGGGGATAGCTGCGTGGAGTGTTGGGCAAATTCAGAAGAGAATAAcacaaaaggcaaaaacaaaaagaagaaaaagaaaagtaaaactttGAAGTGTGAGAATGAACAT ATGCAGAAACTTGGAAGCTGTATGACAGATCCAGGTAACAGAGAGACCTCAGGAAATATGCACACAGAGTTTCATCGTGACAAGACCAAAGACACACATGCTGAAAGCTGTTGTAGCTCAGAAAAAAGTGTGCAGCAGTTGCCTTGGTTTGACCATATGAAAAATGTGTCACAGTTTGCAGAACCTACAGAAATGTCACTTGCTCCTGATACTGGAAAAGGTGCCAAGAGCTTAGTGGAGCTCCTT GATGAATCTGAATGCACTTCTGATGAGGAAATCTTTATCTCACAAGATGAAATACAGTCATTTATGGCAAACAACAAGTCTTTTTACAGCAATAGAGAACAATACCGACAGCATCTGAAGGagaaatttaataaatactGCCGCTTAAATGATCACAAGAGGCCCATTTGTAACGGTTGGTTGACAACGGCTGGAGCGAactaa
- the GGNBP2 gene encoding gametogenetin-binding protein 2 isoform X2, translated as MARLVAVCRDGEEEFPFEKRQIPLYIDDTLTMVMEFPDNVLNLDGHQNNNAQLKQFIQRHSMLKQQDLNIAMMVTSREVLSALSQLVPCVGCRRSVERLFSQLVESGNPALEPLTVGPKGVLSVTRSCMTDAKKLYTLFYVHGSKLNDMIDAIPKSKKNKRCQLHSLDTHKPKPLGGCWMDVWELMSQECRDEVVLIDSSCLLETLETYLRKHRFCTDCKNKVLRAYNILIGELDCSKEKGYCAALYEGLRCCPHERHIHVCCETDFIAHLLGRAEPEFAGGRRERHAKTIDIAQEEVLTCLGIHLYERLHRIWQKLRAEEQTWQMLFYLGVDALRKSFEMAVEKVQGISRLEQLCEEFSEEERVRELKQEKKRQKRKNRRKNKCVCEIPTPLQATEEKEINQAKENSDFTESSCKACGNTEEANNCVEVIVTNESTSCTCPSSGTLLGSPKIKKGLSPQCNGSDCGYSSSMEGSETGSREGSDVACTEGICNHDENGDDSCVHRCDDKEEDGDSCVECWANSEENNTKGKNKKKKKKSKTLKCENEHMQKLGSCMTDPGNRETSGNMHTEFHRDKTKDTHAESCCSSEKSVQQLPWFDHMKNVSQFAEPTEMSLAPDTGKGAKSLVELLDESECTSDEEIFISQDEIQSFMANNKSFYSNREQYRQHLKEKFNKYCRLNDHKRPICNGWLTTAGAN; from the exons ATGGCGCGGCTGGTGGCGGTGTGCAGGGACGGCGAGGAGGAGTTCCCCTTCGAGAAGAGGCAGATCCCCCTCTACATCGATGACACCCTCACG ATGGTGATGGAATTTCCTGATAATGTGCTAAACCTTGACGGACATCAGAACAACAATgcacaattaaaacaattcatTCAG AGGCATAGCATGCTTAAACAGCAGGATCTAAATATTGCCATGATGGTGACATCACGTGAAGTTTTGAGTGCACTTTCTCAGCTGGTCCCGTGTGTTGGCTGTCGTCGTAGTGTGGAGCGTCTGTTTTCTCAGCTTGTTGAGTCTGGAAATCCAGCACTTGAGCCTCTAACAGTAGGGCCAAAGGGTGTTCTTTCTGTAACTCGGAGCTGTATGACTGATGCAAAGAAGCTTTATACACTGTTTTATGTGCATGG GTCCAAACTGAATGATATGATCGATGCAATTCCCAAAagtaagaagaataaaagatgTCAGTTACACTCTCTGGacacacacaaaccaaaacCTTTGGG gggttGTTGGATGGATGTGTGGGAGCTCATGTCCCAGGAATGCAGGGATGAAGTAGTTTTAATTGATTCTAGCTGTCTTTTAGAAACACTAGAAACGTATCTACGAAAACACAG GTTTTGCACTGACTGCAAAAATAAAGTACTTCGGGCATACAATATTCTTATTGGTGAGCTAgactgcagcaaagaaaagggCTACTGTGCTGCACTTTATGAGGGTTTGCGTTGCTGTCCACATGAACGTCATATACATGTATGCTGTGAAACAGACTTCATCGCACACCTATTGGGTCGAGCTGAACCAGAGTTCGCAGGAGG ACGGAGAGAAAGGCATGCTAAGACAATAGACATAGCCCAAGAAGAAGTTTTGACCTGCCTGGGCATTCATCTTTATGAAAGATTACACCGAATCTGGCAAAAGTTGCGAGCTGAGGAACAAACGTGGCAGATGCTTTTTTACCTAGGTGTTGATGCTTTACGCAAAAGCTTTGAG ATGGCTGTGGAAAAAGTGCAGGGTATTAGTCGATTGGAACAGCTCTGTGAAGAGTtctcagaagaagaaagagtgCGAGAACTTAAACAAGAGAAGAAGCGCCAAAAACGAAAGAATAGACGGAAAAATAAGTGTGTATGTGAGATCCCTACTCCTTTGCAGGcaacagaagagaaggaaataaatcaagCAAAG gaaaattcGGACTTCACGGAAAGTAGTTGCAAAGCCTGTGGTAACACCGAAGAAGCTAACAACTGTGTAGAAGTAATTGTTACTAATGAAAGCACTTCTTGCACCTGTCCTAGTAGTGGTACCCTATTAGGTTCacctaaaataaagaaag GTTTATCTCCACAATGTAATGGGAGTGACTGCGGCTATTCATCTAGCATGGAGGGCAGCGAAACAGGATCTCGAGAGGGATCCGATGTGGCCTGCACTGAAGGCATTTGCAACCATGATGAAAACG GAGATGATTCATGTGTCCATCGCTGTGATGACAAAGAAGAGGATGGGGATAGCTGCGTGGAGTGTTGGGCAAATTCAGAAGAGAATAAcacaaaaggcaaaaacaaaaagaagaaaaagaaaagtaaaactttGAAGTGTGAGAATGAACAT ATGCAGAAACTTGGAAGCTGTATGACAGATCCAGGTAACAGAGAGACCTCAGGAAATATGCACACAGAGTTTCATCGTGACAAGACCAAAGACACACATGCTGAAAGCTGTTGTAGCTCAGAAAAAAGTGTGCAGCAGTTGCCTTGGTTTGACCATATGAAAAATGTGTCACAGTTTGCAGAACCTACAGAAATGTCACTTGCTCCTGATACTGGAAAAGGTGCCAAGAGCTTAGTGGAGCTCCTT GATGAATCTGAATGCACTTCTGATGAGGAAATCTTTATCTCACAAGATGAAATACAGTCATTTATGGCAAACAACAAGTCTTTTTACAGCAATAGAGAACAATACCGACAGCATCTGAAGGagaaatttaataaatactGCCGCTTAAATGATCACAAGAGGCCCATTTGTAACGGTTGGTTGACAACGGCTGGAGCGAactaa